TGCCACCCATACGTTGCGGCGGCGGCTGAAGCTTAAATTCGGCAAGATTTGTTTATAATCATTTTGCCTGTTAAAAGGTGAACAAAGATAAGTCACTAACCGTTTGGCAGCAACCGTCGCAACTGCTTTAAATTGGTTTTGTCACTCAATTTGTTTTTGCGCAACGATCTTTTGCGCTTGGTTGTCTTTTTGGTCAAGATATGGCTGCCATAAGATTTTGAGAAAAGAAATTTTCCTGTTCCCGTTTTTTTAAACCGCTTTGCGGCAGCACGATTCGTTTTGATTTTAGGCATTTTTAATATTCTCCTGATTGAGCATCTTTCAAAGGGCGCTATTTTTAAAAAAAATAGATGGCGCGAGCAATGTAATACCAGCCCACGCCACGTTAATCAACTGATAATCGCACCCTTTAAGAATAGAAGCCGGTTTTTCTAAACCCGTTTAAAATACTTCCCGGGTTGGGTTTTTATTTCGGCGCCAGAACCATTATCATGGTACGGCCCTCAAATTTTGGAAATTGTTCGACCGCCGAAATATCGGAAACGGTTTCAGCCACTTGGCTGAGCAACTCCCTGCCGCGATCAGACAGCGTGATTTCCCGTCCCCTGAATATAACCGTCACCCTGACCTTGTCTTTTTTCTCCAGAAATTTTCTGATATGACCCATTTTAACCTGGAGATCATGATCGCCGGTTTTGGGACGAATTTTTATTTCTTTTAACTGGAAGGTGCTTTGTTTCTTTTTTGCTTCCTGTTGTTTTTTTGTCAGTTCGTACTTGTATTTCCCGTAATCCATAATTTTGCAGACGGGCGGCTTTGCATTGGGAGATACTTCCACAAGGTCGAGCCCGAATTCCATGGCGGCCTTTAAGGCTTCCTGGGTCGGGATGACGCCGAGTTGATTGCCATCCGGGTCAATCACCCGAATCTCTTTCGCTCTAATTCCCTTGTTTGTGTTCACCCTGTCTTTACTGGACTTGTCTATTCTAGCTATGCTTTCACCTCCTGAAAAAGAGTCCCTGTTAACTGTGCCGTCGCTATGCGATAAAACGCACTTCCATAAGCGGATTCATTGCCCGTGAAGGCACGACCATTGACCCACTGCCTATAAAGAGATTAATGAACGTAGGTCAAATATATAAAAACATCATGAAATGCAAGAAAAAAAATCAAGAGAAAATATAAATATGAATTAAGATAAGGCGCCGGCCCAAAATCTGTCGGTTTAGCGTTTGCCCTTTTATTCAACAGCCGAGGATGCCTCAGACCTTGGCAAGTCATATGTATAATAGCAGCGTTTACCTGAAAACACCGGAGAGGTGACACTATTTATTTTCCATTGCCTTGGTTTTATGATATGAAAATGCCTGAAAACATCAGTTTTAATTCAATTGTTCCGACTTGCGGGAGTCAAATGAATCGCATCCTGGTAGTTTCGACAGAACCGGACATTTTTCATTTCATGCAGTCCTGTTTTCGGTCGGAATACAATGTTGGAAAAGCCGGTGATCACGAGCAGGCGCTGGAGGGGCTGAAAAAAAAGCGCTATGACTGCCTGTTTATTGATATTGACCTGATCCAATCTTCCCATGGAGAAGAGGAT
The nucleotide sequence above comes from Desulfobacterales bacterium. Encoded proteins:
- the rpmI gene encoding 50S ribosomal protein L35, producing MPKIKTNRAAAKRFKKTGTGKFLFSKSYGSHILTKKTTKRKRSLRKNKLSDKTNLKQLRRLLPNG
- the infC gene encoding translation initiation factor IF-3 — translated: MARIDKSSKDRVNTNKGIRAKEIRVIDPDGNQLGVIPTQEALKAAMEFGLDLVEVSPNAKPPVCKIMDYGKYKYELTKKQQEAKKKQSTFQLKEIKIRPKTGDHDLQVKMGHIRKFLEKKDKVRVTVIFRGREITLSDRGRELLSQVAETVSDISAVEQFPKFEGRTMIMVLAPK